One genomic window of Gossypium hirsutum isolate 1008001.06 chromosome D11, Gossypium_hirsutum_v2.1, whole genome shotgun sequence includes the following:
- the LOC121223641 gene encoding 1-aminocyclopropane-1-carboxylate synthase 3, with product MGLLSRKVTCNSHGQDSSYFLGWQEYEKNPYHEVNNPQGIIQMGLAENQLSFDLPESWLAKNADAAGFKRDGQSIFKELALFQDYHGLPAFKKALVDFMAEIRGNKVTFDPNHIVLTAGATSANETLMFCLAEQGDAFLLPTPYYPGFDRDLKWRTGVEIVPIQCTSSNRFQITAPALEEAYQQAQRKNLRVKGVLVTNPSNPLGTTMRRDELDLLINFITDKEIHLISDEIYSGTVFSSPGFVSIMEVLKDRSLEQTPVWERVHIVYSLSKDLGLPGFRVGAIYSNDPIVVAAATKMSSFGLVSSQTQYLLSAMLSDKKFTKEYMAKNHKRLQKQQSKLVSGLEKAGIGCLESNAGLFCWVDMRHLLSSNTFEAEMELWKRIVYDVKLNISPGSSCHCSEPGWFRVCFANISEDTLKLAMQRLKSFVDSVAINNQSHQELKNSRKKFRTKWVFRLSFQSFHDREQDER from the exons TATTCAAATGGGTCTTGCAGAGAATcag ctATCGTTTGATCTGCCTGAGTCATGGTTGGCTAAGAACGCAGATGCAGCTGGTTTTAAGAGAGATGGGCAATCCATATTCAAAGAGCTTGCTCTTTTCCAAGATTATCATGGCCTCCCTGCATTCAAAAAA GCATTGGTTGATTTCATGGCTGAAATCAGAGGGAACAAAGTAACTTTTGACCCAAATCACATTGTTCTTACCGCCGGTGCAACTTCCGCTAATGAAACTCTCATGTTTTGTCTCGCTGAACAAGGCGACGCTTTCCTCCTTCCGACGCCGTATTATCCAGG ATTCGATAGAGACCTGAAATGGCGAACTGGGGTTGAAATTGTACCCATCCAATGTACCAGTTCTAATCGCTTCCAAATCACTGCACCTGCCCTTGAAGAAGCTTATCAACAAGCTCAAAGAAAGAACCTGAGGGTGAAAGGGGTGTTAGTCACCAACCCCTCGAATCCATTGGGCACAACCATGAGAAGAGACGAATTGGATCTTCTCATTAACTTCATCACGGACAAAGAAATTCATTTAATCAGCGATGAAATTTACTCTGGAACTGTTTTTAGCTCCCCAGGCTTCGTTAGTATCATGGAGGTTTTAAAAGATCGAAGCCTCGAACAAACTCCTGTCTGGGAAAGAGTTCATATCGTTTACAGTCTTTCGAAGGATCTAGGTCTCCCTGGTTTTCGAGTTGGTGCAATTTACTCCAACGATCCCATTGTTGTGGCCGCCGCCACAAAAATGTCCAGCTTCGGTCTAGTTTCTTCTCAAACACAGTACCTTCTCTCTGCCATGTTATCCGACAAGAAGTTCACGAAAGAATACATGGCCAAAAACCACAAGCGGCTTCAAAAGCAACAAAGCAAGCTAGTTTCCGGTCTAGAAAAAGCCGGCATCGGTTGCTTAGAAAGCAATGCAGGGCTGTTCTGTTGGGTCGACATGAGACACCTTTTGAGCTCCAACACATTTGAAGCCGAAATGGAGCTTTGGAAGAGAATAGTTTACGATGTTAAGCTGAACATTTCTCCTGGTTCTTCATGTCATTGCAGTGAACCAGGGTGGTTCCGAGTTTGCTTCGCTAATATCTCCGAAGATACACTTAAACTCGCCATGCAACGCTTGAAATCCTTTGTTGATTCCGTCGCCATTAACAACCAAAGCCACCAAGAGTTGAAGAACTCAAGGAAGAAGTTCCGCACCAAATGGGTTTTCCGGCTATCGTTTCAATCATTCCATGATCGGGAGCAAGATGAACGATAA